The Vicinamibacteria bacterium genome includes a window with the following:
- a CDS encoding DNA-binding protein — MDEDIVRRLKLRAAEHGRSAEAEHREILRKALQGSENGRSLKEFLLEMPDVGDDEDFARARDVGRKVEL, encoded by the coding sequence GTGGACGAAGACATCGTGCGGCGTCTGAAACTGCGGGCCGCAGAGCACGGCCGCTCAGCAGAGGCCGAACATCGGGAGATTCTTCGGAAGGCTCTCCAGGGGAGTGAGAACGGGCGCTCACTGAAAGAGTTTTTGCTCGAAATGCCGGATGTGGGAGACGACGAGGATTTTGCGCGCGCCCGCGATGTCGGCCGCAAGGTCGAGCTTTGA